The Terriglobia bacterium DNA window ACCGCGACTCCGAACCAGCTCTTCTCCGGCGCCTCATGCTGTACCAGCGAACGGATCGCATCATAGGCGACATAGATGGCGAGCGCGATGAAGCTCGCTCCCACCAACCGCAGCGCCCGCCTTTCTCGGCGCTCCCCTTCGTCACCCGCCCGCAGCCGCCACAACAGCACGCCGCCGGAGAAGCATTCGATGATGGAATCAAGCCCGAACCCGACCAGTGCGATGGAGCCGGCAACCAGGCCGGAAGCGATTGCCGCCACCGCTTCAAGCGAGTTCCAGGCGAGGGTCATGTACTCGAGACGCCGACCACGAGATAGCGCGATAACAGATGCCGTAGACATTGGATTGGATGACTTGATGATTCGCCGATTCGCGTTAGACCGTCCAACCGCCAAATCGGCAAGTCCGCAAGTTAGCTCTTTGCCTGCTGCTCCTGCCGCCGCATCAGCAAATACGCCCGGATGAACGGCTGCAAATCGCCGTCCAGCACGCGGTCCACGTCTCCCGCCTCCATGCGCGTGCGCAGGTCCTTGACCATGCGATACGGGGCCAGCACGTAGGAGCGGATTTGCGAGCCGAAATCGATGTCGAGCTTGGAGTCCTCGATTTTCTTGCTTGCCGCGCGCTTCTTCTCCAGCTCGTATTCATAGAGGCGCGAGCGCAGCATGCTCATGGCGCGATCGCGGTTCTTGTGCTGCGAGCGCTCGTTCTGGCAGCTCACCACGATCCCGGTGGCCAGGTGCGTGATGCGCACCGCGGAATCGGTGGTGTTGACGTGCTGGCCGCCCTTGCCGCCGGAACGGTAGGTATCGACCCGCAAATCCTCCGGCTTAATGTCCACCTGGATGGACTCGTCGATCTCCGGCGAGACGAAGACGCTGGCAAACGAGGTGTGCCGGCGCTTGGCCTGGTCGAACGGCGACATGCGCACCAGCCGGTGCACCCCGATCTCGCTGGTCAGCAGACCATACGCGTACTCACCGTTGACCGTGAATGTGGCCGACTTGATCCCCGCTTCTTCACCCGGCTGATAATCGTTGAGTATGGCTTGAAAGCCCTGGCGTTCCGCCCAGCGCATGTACATGCGCAGCAACATCTCCGCCCAGTCCTGCGATTCGGTTCCGCCCGCGCCCGGATGAATGGTGACAATCGCGTTGCGCGCGTCGTGGTCGCCCGAAAGCAGCGTCTCCGTCTCCAGCCTCTCCACGCGCTCACGCAAGGAGGCGATCTCGCGCCGCAGGTCGGCGGACACGTCCTCGCCCTCGCGTCCCAGCTCGAAGTAGGCGTCAATGTCGCTGATGCGCCGGGCCATCTCGGCCTCGGTGGACAGCATGTCCTCCAGGCGCTTGCGCTCGCGCATTACGGTCTGTGATTTCTCGGGATTGGACCAGAGGTTCGGGTCGGAGGCTTCTTTTTCCACCCGCTGCATCTGCTCGCGCAGGCGGGGTGCGTCAAAGATACTCCCGCAGCTCGCGCACCTTGTCGCGCAACGGGAGGTATTCCTGTTCAAATTCTTCCTGCATAAGATTTGCCGATTTAGCGATTTACCGATTTGCTGATTGGGTGATCCGCTGATGGAGCGGCGCGCTTTCCAATCACCAAATCACCCAATCGGCAAATCACCCAACTCTCAGATTACAGAATCGCGTTAGCTCGACCGGCGATTCTCACTACCAGAGCCGCTGCGGAAATTATGACACATCCCCACACAAACCAGTTCCCGTGGCGGGTGTAGAACGTGGTGCCATCCACCAAGCTGTAGGGCACGTCAATCGCGGTGCGGACGTTCCGCGGCGCCTGCGCCACCACGCGCCCGAAGGGATCTATGGAAACCGTGATGCCGGTGTCGGTGGCGCGCACCAGCCAACGATGGTTCTCAATGGCGCGCATCCGGGCCTGGTTCAGGTGCTGCACCGGCGCCGCGGTCTGGCCGAACCATGCGTCGTCGGAAATGTTGACGAAAACCTGGGCGCCGTTTTTCGCGAACTCGCGAATCTCCGCCGGGTACACGGCTTCATAGCAGATGAACACGCCCATCCTGTGATTGCCCAGGGGCAGCGCCTGGCGCGACTCGCCCGGCAGGAAGTCTCCGACCTCGCGCGTCAGCTTGCCGGCAAAGCTGAGCACGCGTTGGAACGGCACGTATTCGCCGAACGGCACGAGGTGAATCTTGTCGTAGCGCGCGATCCACTTGCCGGTGGGTGCGATGACCGCCGCCGAGTTGTAGAGTTGCGATGCCGCATGCGGGCCGTTTGGCGTGCCTAAGCTTCCCACCACCAGGGTGGCGTGCGCGTGCCGCGCCACCTCGCTTGCGGCGGCGCGGAATTCGGGATGGGTAACGAAGAACGGCGCCGGCGACTCCGGCCACACCACCAGATCGGGCGCGGGCTCGGTGGGACCGAGTTCCCCCGGACGCGGAACGCTCAGGTCGCTCAACGCGCGCAGCGTGTCGTGAAAGTACTGCGGTGTCCACTGGTCAGCGTTAAGGATGGGAATGTTCGCCTGCACCAAGCGCGCCGTGCCGTCGGCGGCGAGCTTCGGTGGTTGTACCAGCTCGCCCGCTTGCAGCAGTCCGGCTACGACAATGGCCGCAATCAGCACCATTCTGCGCCGTTTTGGATCGACCAAGAACGCCGCCGCGAACGCCGTGTTCACCAGCACAATCTCGAACGAAAGGCCGTACACGCCGGTCGCGGTCGCGATGCGTGTCAGCGGAATGTTGTTCACCAGCACGGTGCCAAGCGGGTTCCAGGGAAAATCAAATGGGAAGCCGCGCACCATCTCCAGTGGCACCCAAACAAACGGGGCCAGGAACAGCGCCTTGTGCCGCAGCCGACCGCCGGCCAGGAACGCCATCACCAGCCCGAACACGCCCCAGATCAGGCCCAGCGCGAAACAGAACAGCACCAGGACACCGAACGAGGTCAGGCCGTCCAGCCCGCCGTAGATGTGCATGACGTGGTAGATCCAATAGGTCGTGCCGAACGACCAGATCACGCCGCCGATGTAAGCCAGCAGGAATCCCTGCCCGACGCTGACCGGTTGCGCCTGTCCGCTCACGGGAGCGCGCCCGCGCAGGATTGCCAGCAGCAGCGGCGCCAGCGCAATCCAACACAAAAAAGACAACGCCGGCAGTGGGTAAATCAGACTCTGCAAGACCCCCGAGACCACCGCTAACAGCCACGCGTTCCGGGTCAGGCGCAATCGCGCGCCCCCTTCGGGAGGCACAAGGCAAGGTTCGACCCGGCGCGTCTGTTCGCGGTGGTTGCGCATTGCTCAGGCGATTCTATCGCGTTCAACTCATCGGGC harbors:
- a CDS encoding cation transporter gives rise to the protein MSTASVIALSRGRRLEYMTLAWNSLEAVAAIASGLVAGSIALVGFGLDSIIECFSGGVLLWRLRAGDEGERRERRALRLVGASFIALAIYVAYDAIRSLVQHEAPEKSWFGVAVAIASLIAMPFLARAKRRVASQLNSGALRADSRQTDICAYLSVILLGGLLLNALLRWWWADPAAGLIMVLIIGREGVQALRGKTCGGGKCEL
- the prfB gene encoding peptide chain release factor 2 (programmed frameshift) — encoded protein: MQEEFEQEYLPLRDKVRELREYLDAPRLREQMQRVEKEASDPNLWSNPEKSQTVMRERKRLEDMLSTEAEMARRISDIDAYFELGREGEDVSADLRREIASLRERVERLETETLLSGDHDARNAIVTIHPGAGGTESQDWAEMLLRMYMRWAERQGFQAILNDYQPGEEAGIKSATFTVNGEYAYGLLTSEIGVHRLVRMSPFDQAKRRHTSFASVFVSPEIDESIQVDIKPEDLRVDTYRSGGKGGQHVNTTDSAVRITHLATGIVVSCQNERSQHKNRDRAMSMLRSRLYEYELEKKRAASKKIEDSKLDIDFGSQIRSYVLAPYRMVKDLRTRMEAGDVDRVLDGDLQPFIRAYLLMRRQEQQAKS
- the lnt gene encoding apolipoprotein N-acyltransferase → MCWIALAPLLLAILRGRAPVSGQAQPVSVGQGFLLAYIGGVIWSFGTTYWIYHVMHIYGGLDGLTSFGVLVLFCFALGLIWGVFGLVMAFLAGGRLRHKALFLAPFVWVPLEMVRGFPFDFPWNPLGTVLVNNIPLTRIATATGVYGLSFEIVLVNTAFAAAFLVDPKRRRMVLIAAIVVAGLLQAGELVQPPKLAADGTARLVQANIPILNADQWTPQYFHDTLRALSDLSVPRPGELGPTEPAPDLVVWPESPAPFFVTHPEFRAAASEVARHAHATLVVGSLGTPNGPHAASQLYNSAAVIAPTGKWIARYDKIHLVPFGEYVPFQRVLSFAGKLTREVGDFLPGESRQALPLGNHRMGVFICYEAVYPAEIREFAKNGAQVFVNISDDAWFGQTAAPVQHLNQARMRAIENHRWLVRATDTGITVSIDPFGRVVAQAPRNVRTAIDVPYSLVDGTTFYTRHGNWFVWGCVIISAAALVVRIAGRANAIL